The sequence CCCGCCGCCGCGAGCAGCCCGGCGACGGTCGCAGCGGGCAGCCCGCCCTCGGCTGCGTGGAAAAGACCGCGTATTTTCAGGAGGGGGCTATCGCGTGTCAATTGCGGATCGGCGAAGACGGCCGCCGTGGACACCGCGCAGCCGGGGTCGACGACGAGGTACCAGGGCTCGTCGAGGGCGACCGGCTCGAGCACCTCGCCCACCCCTTCGGCCCAGGCGGCGTGCCCGCGCACGAACACCGGCACGTCCGCCCCCAGGCGCAGGCCGACGGCCGCGAGCCGCTCCACGCCGAGGCCGAGCCCCCAGAGCCGGTCGAGGGCCACCAGCGTGGTCGCCGCGTCCGAGCTGCCGCCCCCGAGCCCGCCGCCCGCGGGGATGCGCTTGCCGACGGCGAGGTCCACGCCGAGCCCTGTGCCGGTCTCGGCCTGGAGGAGGCGGGCCGCACGGACCACCAGGTCCTGCTCGGGCGGCACCTCCGCGAGGCCGGAG is a genomic window of Gammaproteobacteria bacterium containing:
- the ispE gene encoding 4-(cytidine 5'-diphospho)-2-C-methyl-D-erythritol kinase, which codes for MTASRWPAPAKLNLFLRVTGRRPDGYHSLQTVFQFLDLADEVELRVRGDGAVHRVSGLAEVPPEQDLVVRAARLLQAETGTGLGVDLAVGKRIPAGGGLGGGSSDAATTLVALDRLWGLGLGVERLAAVGLRLGADVPVFVRGHAAWAEGVGEVLEPVALDEPWYLVVDPGCAVSTAAVFADPQLTRDSPLLKIRGLFHAAEGGLPAATVAGLLAAAGNDCEPLVRRCHPPVDQALRWLEARATARMTGTGACVFAVLGSEAQARALAADLPPPWRGFVARGRNVSLLLTAGAAPAH